A genomic segment from Corylus avellana chromosome ca5, CavTom2PMs-1.0 encodes:
- the LOC132181793 gene encoding F-box/kelch-repeat protein At3g06240-like produces MGFHNERGLCVLWNPSIQKAISLPKPNIGFDRSLHQSVGFGYEPTTDDYKFVRLEYLRDTEFSSLITVPPLVEIYTLRTGIWRSVTAPGPPDVIRYWSPSVIVNETLHWSAHTPDHPRKQSAYRNVIVSFNMKDEAFGEVGMPNSLQGLEDLNVTVALVDGLLALVPRDGYGN; encoded by the coding sequence ATGGGTTTCCATAACGAAAGAGGCTTGTGTGTTCTCTGGAACCCATCCATTCAAAAAGCCATATCCCTTCCCAAGCCTAATATTGGATTTGACCGTTCGTTACACCAATCTGTTGGGTTTGGGTATGAACCCACGACCGATGATTACAAATTCGTGAGGCTTGAGTATCTCCGAGACACTGAGTTTAGTAGTCTCATAACTGTTCCACCTCTCGTTGAGATTTATACGCTTCGAACCGGCATATGGCGCTCTGTTACGGCACCCGGTCCTCCCGACGTCATAAGGTATTGGTCCCCATCGGTTATCGTGAATGAGACACTCCACTGGTCCGCCCACACTCCAGACCATCCACGGAAACAGAGCGCCTATCGCAATGTGATCGTGTCGTTTAATATGAAGGATGAGGCCTTCGGTGAAGTGGGTATGCCTAATAGCTTACAAGGGCTGGAAGACTTGAACGTTACTGTGGCGCTAGTTGATGGGTTGCTTGCGCTTGTCCCTCGTGACGGCTATGGTAACTAG